Within Haematobia irritans isolate KBUSLIRL chromosome 2, ASM5000362v1, whole genome shotgun sequence, the genomic segment AACATATTTTTCCGATCCCTCACAGAGTAACAACCTAAATTTAAAGTACCCACCCGAGATACCACAGCTCTCGAGCGTTTACATACCAGAATCTTTAAAAAATCCTTCGAGTGCCTCACGGTATCTACAACAAAAACATCAAAACGGTGGTAACCAATCCCATTTACAGCAACGTTTGAGAAATATTCAGCAAAACGGTGGAACCACCAACGGTATCCATAACAATCATCTGAACAGCCATCATCCATCGTCAACGGGGGAAACACAtctacaacagcaacaacaggaTATGTTAAAATTTGTACGTAAATCGGATCAAGATCATCCTTCGCCAAATGCCTCGGTTACATCCAGTGGAACTGGTGGTGGTATCCCCTCAACGCCTCGTTTAACGGCCGAACAAAACCGCCAACTCCAATCATTAATCAATGAGTTGCGTTCCCTAAAGGAGCAAAATCAACGACTCATGGACGATAATCAGGAGCTTAGAGATTTATGCTGTTTTCTGGACGATGATAGGCAAAAGGGTCGAAAACTGGCACGAGAATGGCAAAGATTTGGACGATATACAGCAAGTGTAATGCGTCAGGAAGTGGCCGCTTATCAGGTGGgtgaattttatatctttatttaTTATTCTTGAACATACAAAACTTGATATTGTTGAGCCAAAATGAAAAAGGATCATATCAGAATTAGAAGAAGAATTCCCAAGAGCTCAATTATGATATTGGAAAACAATGGAAAACACGTCCGATGGGACTCTTAAAACCTATTTATCAggagaaaataaatttaccattttctatataaatgaaatgacaCCAAGGACAGCTTAGATAAAGACTAGAACAGATAAAGGATCAATATAGCCAATATTTAATGTGGGTTAAGttgggtatagtggcagcccgatattttcaggctcactattgtgataccacagtggtgaacttcttattAATGTAGCTATTAAAATGTAGAAATTGGAATCTTGGAATCTGATTTTAAAGCTTATCGGATGAAGAATGGGAATGAGACAAATGCCAAACGgcttttcttacaaaattttttggggtaattAATTATAGACTATTACCGATATCCTAATCTTAATTTACCAACATTGACCAATCGACTTTCAAAGATATAGCAAAAAACACCGGAAGGGCGAAATGGcgtcaatttttacaaaaacctTTGGACTTGGATGTTTGTGttctaagtcttttgttttctattgccatcattttattttcagaaTAAACTACGACAATTGGACGATAAACAGCAAGAACTAATTACAGATAATTTAGAACTCAAAGAGCTCTGCCTTTATCTAGACGAAGAGAGGGCACACATCGCAGCCAACTCGTTGTGTGTGAATTGTGGAGCATCTAATCGAAATACAATGCGAGATGATGGGGACGGTTCAAGTTCAAGTACAAATGCCGATGAAAATATTACCGCCTTAAGAAATTACGAAAGACAATTGCCAGTACGTAACAGAAACTAAATCAATAGGATGTTCGATTCTAATGTGATATATTGTTCTCATTTCAATTTTAGGATATTCATCTACGTTCCACACTGCAAGATCAAACATTACAATATGTGCGATCACTCGAGCGACGTATACAACAATTGGAGGAGGAGCGTTTGACCAATAATACAAATACGGCCACAAGtgcaacaaattccaatttggtAAGCCAACAACAATCGCAGCCACATCGACCGCCACCAAAGCAACAACATCAACCAGCAAATGTCACAAATCCAGCGACGGTAGCTGCTGCGACGACAGTAACAACAGCCAGCACAACAAAtcaccaaaaccaaaaaataccaCAAACATCGTCATCGGCGTCTACGCCATCTGCATTAAATGATGGCCTAGTCGATCCCATATCTGGTCGGCCAGAAGCTGTTGTACGAGCTCTACAAGTTTTAGAAGTTCGAGAGCAACTAGAACGCGATAGATTGGGCCATCTAACCGGCAATGCCATCGATCAAATGGATGATGGTGAAAAGGCATTGGTGCGCGAAATGTGTAATGTAGTATGGCGCAAACTGGAAGCCAGTCCAAATGGTTCAACAGCACTAGAGCCACTATAGACGCTTACTGTAATAAACCAATCCATATGGATAAACACAGACTCACACTCATACACACACAGACGCACTTCGatgcatatattttatttttttctaattttaagaaattttaagtttctttaaaaccatagtaaaaaaaaaaacaaaaacagaaaaaacctTGCCAGCAAACTTTCCCTACTTTTGAAGTGCAGATTTTTCCTGGAAATTAGTTGgataaattttttgtacaaaatactTGTGAAGTTAAATACTATTTTAAGTGTTCCGTAGAGCCCATAACACTCACATACCCGAAGAATGGGTTTTTATTTAAGCTTTAACAATTTTCTAATAATATGTAAGCTAAAATCTCCTAAAATTCATTATCTTGGAGCTATTATCTAAAACTATGACAATcgattatatatttttagcaaTATATAATTCAGATTGCGGGTATATTGAAGCCATGTCCTCAGTGGCCCAATGTATCAATGTATATTCCAATTGAAtttcttaagaatttttgtcctAGGGAATTCTTTTCAAATTCAAAGTTTTAAAACTTattcatttattatattttacacaCTCGTATCGTATATatcattattaatttattattattgattcaatttaaaataacacGATAAGTCTAACTAACTACCACctgcttccaaaaaaaaatgaaataaatcatCCATGTACTCAAATGAAAACAACTAATGAAACAATACCAAGTTGAGTTTTTCTTCAAATGCGGAATATATAAGATTTCCAAAAGATCCGGGCACACATTTATAAGGTAAGGATTGGTATCGAGAGAGAGTTAaagacaaatttgaaaaatatgaacACTCAACACTCGTCAGGGCAATTTCcacacaaatttcaaataataattattagttaaaataataattttttgtgtacgtcagttaaatgaactaaaaaaattttacgcaaTGAACTTAACGATTTACTAAAACCGTATTTCTGACAAAACAGTTcataatttcgtaaaatttgtaaattttaccacaaatgcgcccatctttaaCTTCGTATATCGCTAAAggcatttttgcaatttctcccattttttccttcaaacgaaaatgttcattagcaatggaagaaaattaattacagtaggaaaaacacacattttttgtttcttatatgcgttttttttttcttatagacaatCATTGTTCTTAAGAAAAAGCAAGTATggtgtttttttattaactttCTTATAtccatatttttcttatatgagatTTGCTTATATCCGTTATCTACTGTATATGTAAtaaatattctaaaatattGGCATTGGTACTACAgtttaattataaatttctaaaattaacctagtTGTTTTTCCCGGTGGTTGCACTTGTCTTTAATGTtcgctctacaaaattttgagaaatcatTATAAGagttcttataaaaaaaagtaaccgtatgTTCGATTTTCGCATTTTGTTATGTCTGTTATATATTGGGAAAATCAGCCATTATTTATTGTCAATTTGTTATTGATAGAAAAAGAGGTCAGTCGTGTTTAGGCGTGCtctgtatttttgttttgtttgctaaattgctaaattttgaccaaatacaaCGTCGCATGGACACCGCTCAGGAGCTGTTGACGAGTCATGGTATTGGTTTTGCTCACTATTTTCTTCGACTACAATGGCGTGGTACATCATGAATTCTTTCCACAAGTTCGTACGATCAATATGGAATACAATGTTCAGTTCCATCCGTAAACCAGCTAGTTTTGAATAGATTAATTTTTGAAGACGAAAAGTTATGCAATCAAAAAACGAAATTGGCATTTCTGAAGTGTTTCGAGGATTGGAAAAAACTCTGGAAAAAAGTGTATTATATCTGGGGATGATTACTTTGTTACTTTATGTTCATATTCAAaacaatttactgacagtttattgaatgaatttgtatggtttaaagtttacgttaatttttttttattatgggggtaaatactttttaaaaaatgttttgatcagACCTCTTACATCATTAGTTACTTGAATTATATAGAATATTCCGTGCGGACATTTAGTTAACAATATCTCTGGTGGCAATGGTCATCTTTACTTATGGAATAGTTTTTGTTTGTGAATGAAATCCTACCAgagtttatttcattaaataattgcattattcattattttttaaattgttttgctttggtgttattatatataaaaaagcaaGTACGAAGTTAAATTTCCTTAATATATCTTAACTTAACGTTATTATCACATTGTTTTGGGTATAGTGGGATGCGTCGTcaatgctataataattttttgtatgtatcAAACATTTCTTAGTGACAAATCAAGTCTATATGAGTAGCTCAGTCCTCCACCATTTACATCTCCAAACTGTATGTAAATGATAGAGATACATTCGCTGGTTAACCCCACCCTACCTATCATGTCCTATACTCCCACTGTGACATATAATCACACGACCGAATATAATGGGAGGCCCTACCTCCAGTCAACGTACAATGTCCAGCACTAAATactgtataaataaatatatatatatatatatatatatatatatatatatatatatatatatatatatatatatatatatatatatatatatatatatatatatatatatatatatatatatatatatatatatatatatatatatatatatatatatatatatatatatatatatatatatatatgtatatatatatatatatatatatatatatatatatatatatatatatatatatatatatatatatatatatatatatatatatatatatatatatatatatatatatatatatatatatatatatatatatatatatatatatatatatatatatatatatatatatatatatatatatatatataaataagtaaatactatttaaaaataaaataaataaataaattcataatATATACCAATAATACCCTATCCAACACTCCCACCCTAAAAGTGAATGTAATGTCCTCTTAAATGAGGAAAATCTCCTATTTCTATCCTAACTTTGCCGTTCAGGCCCTATCTGGCTTGCCTAGAGCGCTTTCGACCCACGCCACAGGGTCTCATCAGTAGGCTTTCCTACCCCCCCACctagaaaatataatatataatatatacctATTACAATGTACCCTATGGgtacataatataaaataaaatcaataaaataaaataaataatatataaaacatatatatactgCAGATGTAGGACTCCAAGACTCAACACAACCATTCTGTGGAATCCTAGACTCCTCCATCTGATATACCTATCTACCAGACATCAGATTCAGGCAACTCAACACAACATACCTACGTTGTGGAATTCCCTGACTCCCACGTCCGTAAGTCAATGTCAGGCATATGCCCACCCATCTAATCCGCCTCAGACACCCTACCCGTCCATAAGTCCTATAACCAGTCTCAGTAATTAAACCCAGCCTTGTCCCCTACATATGCGGATATCTATAGGAACTAATATAGAAGTCTAATAACGACTCCTATAACATCTCCTAacgggcaatattttctatactgcTCAGTAACGGAACACAAATCATGCTCCTAGACCACTATACCAACTTTCCGGCCAGTGGCCCTACCTTGCAGTCCGGAATCAGACTATTGAAGAAAAAGATCCCATGACCTATATCCCACCCCTCCCCTCCTATCAATACCAACCATGTCTAGTCTAATCAGTCCCGTACGTCCCCAGTACCTATAATCCTGAATTCAGTCCATTTTTTACATGACAAACATTATTGTTTGCACTGCAAAatacgtccgtctgtccaacCCCCCTGTGCTAACTTGGACGACATCAACGTCTCCATAGCTGTATAGCACCTACAGTACATCCCCGTCCACCACTCCCCTCCTTATACTAAAAACTAATACTTCTCTATATCTCCCTCTAATTCTCAAGACAGGTACGTAGATACACCCCCTCCTCCCCAAGGGCACCTAACATCCCATCCCACTATGTAGTTAAATTTCACCTAAACGTGCTCTTTTTATGTCTCCATAACTGTATGAGTAGCTCAGTCCTCCACCATTTACATCTCCAAACTGTATGTAAATGATAGAGATACATTCGCTTGTTAACCCCACCCTACCTATCATGTCCTATACTCCACTGTGACATATAATCACACGACCGAATATAATGGGAGGCCCTACCTCCAGTCAACGTACAATGTCAGCACTaaatactatataaataaatatataaataaatatatatatatatatatatatatatatatatatatatatatatatatatatatatatatatatatatatatatatatatatatatatatatatatataatatatatatatatatatatatatatatatatatatatatatatatatatatatatatatatatataggccaTACATTTCACACATATTTTActagagaaaattatttaatttagttccatgtcatttattcaatattattaattttgtacgaatttatttgtgGGCAGTACGATTTTGTTATGACACTCACTGTATGAATTTTCACCGATTATGTTTTCTGATTTACTAAAAATCGCGATTCTGCCATTCGCAGTATAGAGAGCAACACAATAATCTCACAAAGACGAATCCGAATCATTGACATTGAGCTCCAATTGTAAATCAAGCGACAACCGTTCGTCGTATGGAAGCTCATTAAGATGCTTTTTATCAATGTAAAATACAGCATAACGTAGAGCCTTGTTATTCTTCCCGTAtcaccaaccaaatttggcatcgaAATTAAATCAACTGAACATTTTGAAATGCCTCCCTGAAATTCAATCTAATATCGAAGCGTATTATGTCGTGACTTGATTGTATTTCGTGTATTTTGAATGTGAATACTGCCGTGCTAAAGATTATCGAATatagaaattagtttttatttttttataaacaataaaaattctatctttGTGCTTCTTGGTATTTAATAatacataattatttatattggGGCAAAATTGAAACTTAGGCCATCTTTGAACTGAACCTGgatatagataaaaaaaaatcaatgtttCCAAATTATGATTACAAAATCAGGAAATCTGTCAAAGTGGGGACTATATTACTATAgtaatatgtttttttctgtaatTATTTGTTCATAATATAGGAGGTCTactcacgcacagaaaaaacatatttggacatggttgccgcatccatttaatgcttatttagagtatgtaattgtcgcgaaaaccatgtattttgtctttgtaaaaataattttcgagcggagaaaaatatatgttggtaataagcatttaaatggttctcaaatgccgcaaacatgttctattatttaaatgatagaatttgagaccattatatggtcaggaaaatcatgtatctgaccattcaattttttgacttttttgcagagaaaaaaatatttttatagtttgcgtatagacatgtctacaaccattacatggccataaagaccatgtacattgttttcgtgaccatttaattttttaatttttttgcagcgacaagaattttataaaaacattgagcaggtacacacgattttcattttgcgcgtcagtcgtgtgttgattgtttcttggaatggacggagaatacggaattattgtgttttgtgttaatttatttattcagaaatggcacgtggttttatgtgaatacaaaaaaggaaagtgtaattgaaaaaaatatacctggtttttgttctgcattttgatatatggtataatttatttttatttgcagttacatgatgtctgcgtttgttcatttgatgggcacgaagtaaatatggaatgattacttattgttgaaattgaaccaaactagagtgtgtaaaaatatgtgaagtttgcttgcacgacattataaatacaaataaacaatgaattagtttataaataaataaaaacaaataaataaagttgattttgtgttttcttttctcaagtggcgtccttttttcgacgacgaaaaaagttttttcataaaaatcaaaacattttaggttgtgaccatgttcttttaactagaagaaaaacatttttgacgaataacataacattttagatcgtgaccattgtcttttaatggaaacaaaattctttttatcaatataataacattttagatgaggacaattgtatttttcttagaaccatgttcactgagccaacatggttgcaggttaaaatgttacatggtcgccgcaaaaatagctgctatcatattattttgctcttcgaatatgattgtggcaatcatgtttcttctctgcgtgctatctttgtcattccatttgtaacacatcgaaatatcagtCTCagactcataaaaaatttattattagaattattagaaaaatttatacatttatacatatttatacaaaaaaatatatattttatatatatatttatacaaaaatttattaaaatcacaAATTTCCATTTCGTTGTTTccaactgtaaaaaaaaaagaaaaatggaaaaacgtaactccaaattaattaaaaaacttacTGAAGTGCATATTCAAtaaatggatttttcgatttctccCCTTTTGATTCGTAGCTTCGAATCGCATTGCGGCGAATAGCCGCAAGTTTTCGGGCCAAAAAGTTCCCGCGGGGAAGCTTTTCAAATTCTGTGCGCAATTTTTGCTCTATAGCTTTATaagcaagtaattttttttgtgcacgttgaaatatttgaattttacatCTGAAATGTATGGGTCCATTTCAACTAGTTCAATGGCTCGAAGCCAAAAATTGGTATTTGTGATCACATTGCATGAAGCTATAAAGTAAaataagatttgatttctataaaaaatttataataaaatatacttACATCGATCGTGTGTACCGGTCACCACCTCCTCGGCGATCACCTCCTCCTCGGCCATCGCCTCCTCCTCGGCCATCGCCTCCTCCTCGGCGATCACCTCCTCCTCGGCGATCACCTCCTCCTCGGCGATCACCTCCTCCTCGGCGATCACCTCCTCCTCGGCGATCAC encodes:
- the Ccdc85 gene encoding coiled-coil domain-containing protein 85; translated protein: MVTQRLTMSAVTNTNKINGNLIVSANATAAGTTATSSSSSSKTFSHNSNPHPSHQHIHQPSPNSLQHSQQQHNHQQHSTNLKASSSSTTSNGISKLQAPQQHQRRSFIPSATLQQHQHQQHNITVATSTGSTSAIANTQPPQGNQLQTVATIHQPSAAIQSLASKTQTHTTASGTGSGGAISTTAAANNEQLTNPANRRSFYHLQSLKSSSHLKAPAHSIPPRYQPPPQPNNNIVQSQPQHTGILKNLNSQRLANGNGNNSANSAPTSSAAYPTYFSDPSQSNNLNLKYPPEIPQLSSVYIPESLKNPSSASRYLQQKHQNGGNQSHLQQRLRNIQQNGGTTNGIHNNHLNSHHPSSTGETHLQQQQQDMLKFVRKSDQDHPSPNASVTSSGTGGGIPSTPRLTAEQNRQLQSLINELRSLKEQNQRLMDDNQELRDLCCFLDDDRQKGRKLAREWQRFGRYTASVMRQEVAAYQNKLRQLDDKQQELITDNLELKELCLYLDEERAHIAANSLCVNCGASNRNTMRDDGDGSSSSTNADENITALRNYERQLPDIHLRSTLQDQTLQYVRSLERRIQQLEEERLTNNTNTATSATNSNLVSQQQSQPHRPPPKQQHQPANVTNPATVAAATTVTTASTTNHQNQKIPQTSSSASTPSALNDGLVDPISGRPEAVVRALQVLEVREQLERDRLGHLTGNAIDQMDDGEKALVREMCNVVWRKLEASPNGSTALEPL